In Saccharothrix syringae, the following are encoded in one genomic region:
- a CDS encoding UvrD-helicase domain-containing protein — translation MRFVADLHIHSKYSRACSRDCDLEHLTWWARRKGISLVGTGDFTHPAWYDHLTETLVEAGPGVYRLRDDLDRDIDRTLPPSLAARPVRFVLSVEISTIYKRDGQTRKVHHLVYMPDLESAARFNARMARIGNIASDGRPILGLDSRDLLETTLECGGYLVPAHIWTPWFAVLGSKSGFDAVADCYADLAEHIFAVETGLSSDPEMNWRVSSLDNYRLVSNSDAHSPPALGREATVFDTDLDYHAVKRALETGDGFAGSIEFFPEEGKYHVDGHRKCGVRMEPRETLRHHGTCPVCGKPLTVGVLSRVEELADRDDGGRPAGAAGFTSLVPLPEIVGEILGVGPKSKKVLSQVDRLTAALGPELEILQDVPVDDIAAHSPLLGEAVTRLRRGQVVRDSGYDGEYGVIRVFEPGELARRSASLALFDAAPAAPAAPVPHAPRPAPEPAPAPAPAPAPAPAGGSLLDALDPEQRAAAAVEGGPLLIIAGPGTGKTRTLTHRIADLVTRRGVPASQCLAITFTRRAAEEMAERLAALAPDHAPDLTIATFHSLGVLVLREHHGAVGLSASFGVADPERQLAVALTEAADEKQARELVATRDERYLAALRAQDLVDFDDLVALPLALLEGSPELVAAYRDRWRWVSVDEYQDVDERQYRLLRLLAPPDGNLTAIGDPDQAIYRFRGADVGFFLRFREDFPTARTVHLTRNYRSSAAVVEGALEVIAPSSLVPGRELTPVVDHGDAPVGVHHAASEAAEAAFVARTIEQVLGGASFHALDSGRVSSDGTRGLGFSDFAVLYRTDRQSRALVDALTRSGLPFQKRSHDRLADRPGVARVAHEVPRAPGATVLERVRAAAGADHTAYELLKPLAAECGEDVGRFLTTLALGVEVDTWDPRADRISLLTLHASKGLEFPVVFVVGCEDGLLPMRWPGDDDPEAVDEERRLLFVGMTRAQRHLFLSHTTTRPRSPFLAALTSFEQVGAARPRRPRKGTQLSLL, via the coding sequence GTGCGTTTCGTGGCCGACCTCCACATCCACTCCAAGTACTCGCGGGCGTGCAGCCGGGACTGCGACCTCGAACACCTCACCTGGTGGGCGCGGCGCAAGGGGATCTCGCTCGTGGGCACGGGCGACTTCACCCACCCCGCCTGGTACGACCACCTGACCGAGACCCTGGTGGAGGCCGGGCCCGGGGTGTACCGGCTGCGCGACGACCTCGACCGCGACATCGACCGCACCCTGCCGCCGTCGCTGGCGGCGCGGCCGGTGCGGTTCGTCCTGTCCGTCGAGATCTCCACGATCTACAAGCGCGACGGCCAGACGCGCAAGGTGCACCACCTGGTCTACATGCCGGACCTGGAGTCCGCGGCGCGGTTCAACGCGCGCATGGCCAGGATCGGCAACATCGCCTCCGACGGGCGGCCGATCCTCGGCCTGGACTCGCGCGACCTGCTGGAGACGACGCTGGAGTGCGGCGGCTACCTGGTGCCCGCGCACATCTGGACGCCGTGGTTCGCGGTGCTCGGGTCGAAGTCCGGGTTCGACGCCGTGGCCGACTGCTACGCCGACCTTGCCGAGCACATCTTCGCCGTGGAGACCGGTCTCTCCTCCGACCCGGAGATGAACTGGCGGGTGTCCAGTTTGGACAACTACCGCCTGGTCAGCAACTCCGACGCGCACTCGCCGCCCGCGCTGGGCCGCGAGGCCACGGTGTTCGACACCGACCTGGACTACCACGCGGTCAAGCGCGCGCTGGAGACCGGCGACGGGTTCGCCGGGTCGATCGAGTTCTTCCCCGAGGAGGGCAAGTACCACGTCGACGGGCACCGCAAGTGCGGCGTGCGCATGGAGCCGAGGGAAACCCTCCGGCACCACGGCACCTGCCCCGTCTGCGGCAAGCCGCTGACCGTCGGCGTGCTCAGCCGGGTGGAGGAGCTGGCCGACCGCGACGACGGCGGGCGGCCCGCGGGCGCGGCCGGGTTCACCAGCCTGGTGCCGCTGCCCGAGATCGTGGGCGAGATCCTCGGCGTGGGGCCCAAGAGCAAGAAGGTGCTGTCCCAGGTCGACAGGCTGACCGCGGCGCTGGGGCCGGAGCTGGAGATCCTCCAGGACGTCCCGGTCGACGACATCGCGGCGCACTCGCCGCTGCTGGGCGAGGCCGTCACGCGGCTGCGGCGCGGCCAGGTGGTACGGGACTCGGGCTACGACGGCGAGTACGGCGTGATCCGGGTCTTCGAGCCCGGTGAGCTGGCCCGGCGCTCGGCGTCGTTAGCCCTGTTCGACGCGGCACCCGCCGCGCCCGCCGCCCCCGTCCCGCACGCACCGCGGCCCGCGCCGGAGCCCGCACCCGCACCCGCACCCGCGCCGGCACCCGCGCCCGCCGGCGGGTCGCTGCTCGACGCCCTGGACCCCGAGCAGCGGGCGGCCGCGGCCGTCGAGGGCGGGCCGCTGCTGATCATCGCCGGGCCCGGCACGGGCAAGACCCGCACGCTGACCCACCGGATCGCCGACCTGGTGACCCGGCGCGGCGTGCCTGCCTCGCAGTGCCTGGCGATCACCTTCACCCGCCGGGCCGCGGAGGAGATGGCCGAGCGGCTGGCCGCGCTCGCCCCCGACCACGCGCCCGACCTGACCATCGCCACGTTCCACTCGCTCGGCGTGCTCGTGCTGCGCGAGCACCACGGGGCCGTGGGGCTGTCGGCGTCCTTCGGCGTGGCCGACCCGGAGCGGCAGCTGGCCGTGGCGCTGACCGAGGCGGCGGACGAGAAGCAGGCGCGGGAGCTGGTCGCGACCCGCGACGAGCGGTACCTGGCCGCGCTGCGGGCGCAGGACCTGGTCGACTTCGACGACCTGGTCGCGCTGCCCCTGGCGCTGCTGGAGGGCTCGCCCGAGCTGGTGGCCGCCTACCGGGACCGGTGGCGGTGGGTGTCGGTGGACGAGTACCAGGACGTGGACGAGCGGCAGTACCGGCTGCTGCGCCTGCTCGCGCCGCCGGACGGGAACCTGACCGCCATCGGCGACCCCGACCAGGCGATCTACCGGTTCCGCGGCGCGGACGTCGGGTTCTTCCTGCGCTTCCGCGAGGACTTCCCGACCGCCCGGACCGTGCACCTGACCCGCAACTACCGGTCGTCGGCGGCCGTGGTGGAGGGCGCGCTGGAGGTCATCGCGCCCTCGTCGCTGGTGCCGGGCCGGGAGCTGACGCCCGTGGTCGACCACGGCGACGCGCCGGTCGGCGTGCACCACGCGGCGTCGGAGGCGGCCGAGGCCGCGTTCGTGGCCCGCACGATCGAGCAGGTGCTGGGCGGCGCCTCGTTCCACGCCCTCGACAGCGGCCGGGTGTCCTCCGACGGCACCCGGGGCCTGGGCTTCTCCGACTTCGCCGTGCTCTACCGGACCGACCGGCAGTCCCGGGCCCTGGTGGACGCGCTGACGAGGTCGGGCCTGCCGTTCCAGAAGCGCTCGCACGACCGCCTGGCCGACCGCCCCGGCGTGGCGCGGGTCGCGCACGAGGTGCCGCGCGCGCCGGGCGCGACGGTGCTGGAGCGCGTGCGCGCCGCGGCCGGTGCCGACCACACCGCGTACGAGCTGCTGAAACCGCTGGCCGCCGAGTGCGGCGAGGACGTCGGGCGGTTCCTCACCACCCTGGCGCTGGGCGTCGAGGTGGACACCTGGGACCCGCGGGCCGACCGCATCTCCCTGCTGACCCTGCACGCCTCCAAGGGCCTGGAGTTCCCGGTGGTGTTCGTGGTCGGCTGCGAGGACGGCCTGCTGCCGATGCGGTGGCCGGGCGACGACGACCCGGAGGCCGTCGACGAGGAGCGCCGGCTGCTGTTCGTCGGCATGACCCGGGCCCAGCGGCACCTGTTCCTCAGCCACACCACCACCCGGCCGAGGTCGCCGTTCCTGGCCGCGCTCACCTCGTTCGAGCAGGTCGGGGCGGCCCGGCCGCGGCGGCCGCGCAAGGGCACCCAGCTCAGCCTGCTGTGA
- a CDS encoding alpha-lytic protease prodomain-containing protein, producing the protein MTRRTVAAMAAAVLGAAGVAAALTTTATAGPPLRPDLDGGLVAAMARDFRITPDQARDRIARETAAAGTEGALKARLGPGFAGAWLNADATELVVGVTTDAQIQVVRDAGATPKRVARTLAQLDALKAGLDRNARNAPATVPGWYVDTPTNEVVVLARDVAAGRAFAEAGGLTDAEFRVEPTTERPRPLIDVIGGNAYYIGSGSRCSVGFAVEGGFVTAGHCGRTGATTTQPSGTFAGSSFPGNDYAWVRTAAGNTGRPLVNRYPGTVSVRGATEAPVGASICRSGSTTGWRCGTVQQKNASVTYPEGTITGLTRTNACAEPGDSGGSWLSGDQAQGVTSGGSGNCTSGGTTYFQPVGEILQVYGLQLIVEGGSPTSTTTPTSTTTNPGQTTWQPGVAYAAGSLVTYDGVGYTCLQGHTSQPGWEPPVVPALWERVG; encoded by the coding sequence ATGACTCGACGCACCGTCGCCGCGATGGCCGCGGCGGTCCTGGGCGCTGCCGGCGTGGCAGCGGCCCTGACCACCACCGCGACCGCCGGTCCACCCCTGCGACCGGACCTGGACGGCGGCCTGGTCGCCGCCATGGCGCGCGACTTCAGGATCACCCCGGACCAGGCGCGCGACCGCATCGCCCGGGAGACCGCCGCGGCCGGGACCGAGGGCGCGCTCAAGGCGCGCCTGGGCCCCGGGTTCGCGGGCGCCTGGCTCAACGCCGACGCCACCGAGCTGGTGGTCGGCGTCACCACCGACGCCCAGATCCAGGTGGTCCGGGACGCCGGCGCCACGCCGAAGCGGGTCGCGCGGACCCTGGCCCAGCTCGACGCGCTCAAGGCCGGGCTGGACCGCAACGCCCGCAACGCGCCCGCCACCGTGCCCGGCTGGTACGTCGACACCCCGACCAACGAGGTCGTCGTGCTCGCCCGCGACGTCGCGGCCGGCCGCGCCTTCGCCGAGGCGGGCGGCCTGACCGACGCCGAGTTCCGGGTCGAGCCCACGACCGAGCGGCCGCGCCCGCTGATCGACGTGATCGGCGGCAACGCTTACTACATCGGCAGCGGCTCGCGCTGCTCGGTCGGGTTCGCGGTCGAGGGCGGCTTCGTCACCGCCGGCCACTGCGGCCGCACGGGCGCGACGACCACCCAGCCCAGCGGCACGTTCGCCGGTTCGAGCTTCCCCGGCAACGACTACGCGTGGGTCCGCACGGCCGCGGGCAACACCGGCCGGCCGCTGGTCAACCGCTACCCCGGCACGGTGTCGGTGCGCGGTGCCACCGAGGCCCCGGTGGGCGCCTCGATCTGCCGCTCCGGCTCCACCACGGGCTGGCGCTGCGGCACGGTCCAGCAGAAGAACGCCTCGGTGACCTACCCCGAAGGCACCATCACCGGCCTGACCCGCACGAACGCCTGCGCCGAGCCCGGCGACTCCGGCGGTTCGTGGCTGTCCGGTGACCAGGCGCAGGGCGTCACCTCCGGGGGTTCCGGGAACTGCACGTCCGGCGGGACGACCTACTTCCAGCCGGTCGGCGAGATCCTCCAGGTGTACGGCCTGCAGCTGATCGTCGAGGGCGGCTCACCGACGAGCACCACCACGCCGACCTCGACGACCACGAACCCGGGCCAGACCACCTGGCAGCCAGGCGTCGCGTACGCTGCCGGCTCCCTCGTGACGTACGACGGCGTCGGGTACACGTGCTTGCAGGGGCACACGTCCCAACCAGGCTGGGAACCACCGGTGGTGCCGGCTCTGTGGGAGCGCGTGGGTTAG